From a region of the Helianthus annuus cultivar XRQ/B chromosome 5, HanXRQr2.0-SUNRISE, whole genome shotgun sequence genome:
- the LOC110941079 gene encoding protein SMAX1-LIKE 3, which produces MRAGGYTMQHTLTPEATTVVKQALALARRRGHAQVTPLHVASAMLASPTSLMRKACLQPNSHPLQCKALELCFNVALNRLPTMQSSPIMLNPNQSHYPSLSNALVAAFKRAQAHQRRGSIENQQQPILAIKVEIEQLIISILDDPSVSRVMREAGFSSTQVKSNIEQMEISVSSPNPLNFSQSKENIKPKSLAKVQDEDVMSVIEMMMNKKRKNIVVIRECLASADAIVRGVIDKFETENNINLRFMQFVSLPLHSLNHLLREDVENKARELKCLVKSFVGRGVILYLGDLKWVSDYWSNHNERKLNQSYYYSPVEHMIMEISGLMFGVDSGKLWLMGIANSQTYMRCKTGHPSLETLWDLCPLTLPVASLDLTLNLESNKDSFNEMKFLTCCDECSVNATREARTITSYGRTTESITTPMHGSTLPSWLQQYKEENQECEKVGNLCKKWNSICSSLHKQQQPLMSSSPNFHQHHITWPVVFESNTPKEHQFFIGGECFEQPNPKTLMPELLSNPNSSPNSASCSEASDQDYNQGDHDQCYLHKFKEMNSENVKILINALEKVVPWQKEIIPEIVSTILQCRSGTMERKGKEETWLSFLGADNHGKEKIARELAKVIFGSRNNFLQMGLSRFSATRADSTDDDQEFASHKRARDENGQSYLERFTEAVQENPNRVFFMEDVEQVDYHSQMGIKKAIKNGRITLNDGQTVPFHDAIVIFSCESFSSISRACSPSIRQKYSENERQESVEDCGKESIISLDLNIATEDHKSSYEQESVSDIGILDSVDKQVVFKLQML; this is translated from the exons ATGAGGGCTGGAGGCTACACCATGCAACACACACTAACACCAGAAGCCACAACCGTTGTGAAGCAAGCTCTTGCTCTTGCTAGACGGCGTGGACATGCTCAGGTCACGCCTTTGCATGTTGCCAGCGCGATGCTGGCATCGCCAACAAGCCTTATGAGAAAGGCTTGTTTGCAACCAAATTCTCACCCTCTCCAATGCAAAGCTCTCGAGCTTTGCTTCAACGTGGCCTTGAACCGCCTCCCTACCATGCAATCGAGCCCTATCATGTTAAACCCTAATCAATCTCACTACCCTTCTCTTTCCAACGCGTTGGTGGCCGCGTTCAAGCGGGCTCAAGCTCACCAACGACGTGGTTCAATTGAAAATCAACAACAACCTATCTTAGCGATTAAAGTAGAGATAGAACAACTTATTATATCCATCTTAGATGATCCTAGTGTTAGTAGAGTGATGCGAGAAGCCGGTTTTTCTAGCACCCAAGTCAAAAGCAATATCGAACAAATGGAGATATCCGTTTCTTCCCCAAATCCCCTCAATTTTTCTCAATCAAAAGAGAACATCAAGCCCAAATCTTTAGCTAAAGTCCAAGATGAAGATGTGATGAGTGTTATAGAAATGATGATGAATAAGAAAAGAAAGAACATTGTTGTTATAAGAGAGTGTTTAGCTAGTGCTGATGCTATAGTTAGAGGAGTTATAGACAAATTTGAAACGGAAAACAATATCAATCTGAGGTTCATGCAGTTTGTAAGCCTTCCTTTACACTCACTAAATCACCTTTTAAGGGAAGATGTTGAAAATAAGGCTAGGGAACTTAAGTGTCTAGTAAAAAGCTTCGTGGGTAGAGGTGTAATCTTGTATTTAGGTGATCTCAAATGGGTTTCGGATTACTGGTCGAACCACAACGAGCGAAAGCTCAATCAGAGCTACTACTACTCACCAGTGGAGCATATGATCATGGAGATTAGTGGACTTATGTTTGGTGTTGATAGTGGGAAGCTGTGGTTGATGGGGATAGCCAACTCACAAACATACATGAGGTGCAAAACAGGTCATCCATCACTTGAAACTCTATGGGATCTTTGTCCTCTTACACTTCCTGTTGCTAGCTTGGACCTCACCCTCAATCTAGAAAG CAATAAAGATTCTTTCAATGAGATGAAATTCCTCACTTGTTGTGACGAATGTTcggttaatgcaacgcgagaggCTCGAACCATTACGAGTTATGGCCGAACCACTGAGTCCATCACTACTCCTATGCATGGCTCCACTTTGCCTTCATGGCTCCAACAATACAAAGAAGAGAATCAG GAATGTGAAAAGGTTGGAAATCTTTGCAAGAAATGGAACTCAATATGTAGTTCACTTCACAAACAACAACAACCCCTCATGTCTTCTTCACCAAATTTCCACCAACACCATATCACCTGGCCCGTTGTTTTCGAATCGAACACCCCAAAAGAACATCAGTTTTTCATCGGTGGTGAATGTTTCGAACAGCCAAATCCGAAAACTCTCATGCCCGAACTCTTGTCGAATCCAAATTCAAGTCCGAATTCAGCTTCTTGTAGTGAAGCTAGTGATCAAGATTACAATCAAGGTGATCATGATCAATGCTACTTGCACAAGTTCAAGGAAATGAACTCAGAGAATGTCAAGATTCTGATCAATGCATTGGAAAAAGTTGTACCATGGCAAAAAGAGATCATTCCAGAAATAGTAAGCACAATCCTTCAATGCAGGTCTGGTACAATGGAAAGAAAAGGGAAAGAAGAAACATGGTTATCTTTCTTGGGTGCTGACAATCATGGAAAAGAAAAGATAGCAAGGGAGTTAGCCAAAGTTATATTTGGATCAAGAAACAACTTTTTGCAAATGGGCTTGAGTAGATTTTCAGCTACACGAGCCGATTCAACCGACGACGATCAAGAATTCGCTAGTCACAAAAGGGCAAGGGACGAAAATGGCCAAAGTTATCTTGAAAGATTCACAGAAGCTGTCCAAGAAAACCCGAACCGTGTGTTCTTCATGGAAGATGTTGAGCAAGTTGATTACCATTCCCAAATGGGAATCAAGAAAGCAATCAAGAATGGAAGAATCACACTAAATGATGGACAAACGGTTCCTTTCCATGATGCCATTGTTATTTTCAGCTGTGAAAGCTTCAGTTCAATTTCGCGAGCGTGTTCTCCTAGCATAAGGCAAAAGTATAGCGAAAACGAACGACAAGAAAGCGTTGAGGATTGCGGGAAAGAGTCTATTATCAGTTTGGATTTGAACATTGCTACAGAAGATCATAAGAGTTCATATGAACAAGAATCAGTTTCTGATATTGGCATTTTGGATTCGGTTGATAAGCAAGTTGTTTTCAAACTCCAGATGTTGTAA